Proteins encoded within one genomic window of Bradyrhizobium sp. AZCC 1719:
- a CDS encoding TRAP transporter large permease subunit: MTLAVFTFSLLGAMALGMPIAFALIVCGVALMHSLDIFDSQIVAQNIINGADSFPLMAVPFFMLAGEVMNRGGLARRIVNVALALVGHVKGGLGYVAILASCVLASLSGSAAADAAALAALLVPMMVAAGHRKMYAAGLVAAGGIIAPVIPPSIGFVLFGVAGGVSISKLFLAGIFPGLMLGVGLCIAWWWVAREENIESPPRKSLREIVWAFVDGFWALMLPAIIIVGLRFGVFTPTEAAVVVAVYALFVATCIYRELKIGQLYEVFVSAALSTSVVMFLVAAALVSSWLITVSEIATQIVDLVRPFMDNQTLLMLAIMLLVVIVGMALDMAPTILILTPILMPIVKQSGIDPVYFGVLFIINNAIGLITPPVGVVLNVVCGVSRISMEDIIKGVWPFMIAQLIVLFLMVLFPSIVTVPAKWFTG, from the coding sequence ATGACGCTTGCGGTCTTCACCTTCTCTTTGCTCGGCGCGATGGCGCTGGGCATGCCGATCGCCTTCGCGCTGATCGTCTGCGGCGTCGCGCTGATGCATTCGCTCGACATTTTCGACTCGCAGATCGTCGCCCAGAACATCATCAACGGCGCCGACAGCTTTCCCTTGATGGCCGTGCCGTTCTTCATGCTCGCTGGCGAGGTCATGAACCGCGGCGGCCTCGCCAGGCGGATCGTCAATGTCGCGCTCGCGCTGGTCGGGCACGTCAAAGGCGGCCTCGGCTACGTCGCCATCCTCGCCTCCTGCGTGCTGGCGTCGCTGTCGGGTTCTGCTGCGGCGGACGCCGCGGCGCTGGCGGCGCTGCTCGTCCCCATGATGGTCGCGGCCGGTCACCGCAAGATGTATGCGGCGGGCCTCGTCGCCGCCGGTGGCATCATTGCGCCCGTGATCCCGCCGAGCATCGGCTTCGTGCTGTTCGGCGTGGCCGGCGGCGTCTCGATATCGAAACTGTTCCTCGCCGGCATCTTCCCCGGCCTCATGCTCGGTGTCGGATTGTGCATCGCCTGGTGGTGGGTCGCGCGCGAAGAAAATATCGAAAGCCCGCCGCGCAAGTCGCTCCGCGAGATCGTCTGGGCCTTTGTCGACGGCTTCTGGGCCCTGATGCTGCCCGCGATCATCATCGTGGGCCTGCGGTTCGGCGTATTCACGCCGACCGAAGCCGCCGTCGTCGTTGCCGTCTACGCGCTGTTTGTTGCGACCTGCATCTACCGCGAGCTCAAGATCGGCCAACTCTACGAAGTCTTCGTCTCGGCTGCTCTCAGCACCAGCGTCGTCATGTTCCTGGTCGCGGCGGCGCTGGTGTCGTCCTGGCTCATCACCGTTTCGGAAATCGCCACCCAAATCGTCGACCTCGTCCGTCCCTTCATGGATAACCAGACGCTGCTGATGCTGGCGATCATGCTGCTGGTGGTGATTGTCGGCATGGCGCTGGACATGGCGCCGACCATTCTGATCCTCACCCCGATACTGATGCCGATCGTCAAGCAGTCCGGCATCGACCCCGTCTATTTCGGCGTGCTCTTCATCATCAACAACGCAATCGGCCTGATCACGCCACCCGTCGGCGTCGTCCTCAACGTCGTCTGCGGCGTGTCGCGCATCAGCATGGAGGACATTATCAAGGGCGTCTGGCCCTTCATGATCGCCCAACTGATCGTGCTATTCCTGATGGTGCTGTTTCCATCAATTGTCACCGTGCCGGCGAAATGGTTCACCGGCTGA
- a CDS encoding TRAP transporter small permease: MERLIDLYCRLLKLAIAICLAAMVVLVFTNVVLRYLFNSGIATSEELSRWLLVWLTFLGAIVALRLHAHLGVDTLVRALPPRGKLICFVVSYLLMLYVDALLTLGSWKQAVLTFGDSAPASGISVGLFFYSSGLVFGVSAAVILLLDLVRVMSGSASEQDLIAVKESDEHT; this comes from the coding sequence ATCGAGCGGCTGATCGACCTTTACTGCCGGCTGCTCAAGCTCGCGATCGCGATCTGCCTCGCTGCGATGGTCGTTCTGGTCTTCACCAACGTGGTGCTGCGCTATCTCTTCAATTCAGGGATAGCGACGTCAGAGGAACTGTCGCGCTGGCTTCTCGTCTGGCTGACCTTCCTCGGCGCCATCGTGGCGCTGCGCCTGCATGCCCATCTTGGCGTTGACACGCTGGTCCGTGCGCTCCCGCCGCGCGGCAAGCTCATTTGCTTCGTGGTGAGCTATCTGTTGATGCTCTACGTGGACGCGCTGCTGACGCTCGGAAGCTGGAAGCAGGCGGTGTTGACCTTCGGCGACAGCGCGCCCGCCTCAGGCATTTCGGTCGGACTGTTCTTTTATTCTTCCGGGCTCGTATTCGGCGTGTCGGCCGCCGTGATCCTGCTGCTCGATCTCGTGCGGGTGATGAGCGGATCAGCGTCGGAACAAGATCTGATCGCTGTGAAGGAAAGCGATGAGCACACCTGA
- a CDS encoding TRAP transporter substrate-binding protein: protein MRIGLLCAAVSVCALLGTPASAQVSAQVQERTIRWGHLNNTDHPISFGVKKFAEVLAAKSGGKLKIREFPASQLGNEMQQQSAVRGGTQEILSASTTSLAGVVKDLGLFDFPFTVSTFEQAEALAQGAFGKAMLELLPEKELIGLGYWGLGFRNATNSSRPIAKVEDFSGLKLRVIPNPVYLETFKALKANPVPMAFGELYTALENKTVDGQENPYSVILSNKFYEVQKYVSATNHTFTQNVIIVSKKFWDGLSAEEQKMLRDSFAETREYQRDQTKLAAEKALDELKAKGMQFNEIAPAEYARMQDATKPVVEKFSAEYDPARVKLFTSEVARIRGAK from the coding sequence ATGCGGATCGGATTGCTGTGCGCTGCTGTCAGCGTTTGCGCGCTCTTGGGGACACCGGCTTCCGCCCAAGTCTCGGCCCAAGTGCAGGAACGCACCATCCGCTGGGGCCATCTCAACAACACCGACCACCCCATCAGCTTTGGCGTGAAGAAGTTCGCCGAGGTGCTGGCGGCCAAGAGCGGCGGTAAGCTGAAGATCCGCGAGTTTCCGGCCTCGCAACTCGGCAACGAGATGCAGCAGCAGTCGGCGGTGCGTGGCGGTACGCAGGAAATCCTCTCGGCGTCGACCACCTCGCTCGCCGGCGTCGTCAAGGATCTCGGCCTGTTCGACTTCCCCTTCACCGTCAGCACGTTCGAGCAGGCCGAGGCTCTGGCCCAGGGCGCATTCGGAAAGGCGATGCTGGAGTTGCTCCCCGAGAAGGAACTGATCGGGTTGGGCTACTGGGGGCTCGGCTTCCGCAACGCCACCAACAGCAGCCGCCCGATTGCGAAGGTCGAGGATTTCTCCGGGCTGAAGCTGCGCGTGATTCCGAACCCGGTCTATCTCGAAACCTTCAAGGCGCTGAAGGCAAACCCGGTGCCGATGGCGTTCGGCGAATTGTACACCGCGCTGGAAAACAAGACCGTCGACGGCCAGGAGAACCCCTACAGCGTCATCCTGTCGAACAAGTTCTACGAAGTGCAGAAATACGTTTCGGCTACCAACCACACCTTCACCCAGAACGTCATCATCGTCAGCAAGAAGTTCTGGGACGGGCTGTCGGCGGAAGAGCAGAAAATGCTGCGCGACAGCTTTGCCGAGACGCGCGAATATCAGCGCGATCAGACCAAGCTCGCCGCGGAGAAAGCGCTGGATGAACTGAAGGCCAAGGGCATGCAGTTCAACGAGATTGCGCCTGCCGAATACGCCCGCATGCAGGACGCCACCAAACCCGTCGTTGAAAAATTCTCGGCCGAATATGATCCCGCCCGCGTAAAGCTATTCACGAGCGAGGTCGCGCGCATCCGTGGCGCCAAGTAG
- a CDS encoding GntR family transcriptional regulator → MTLVERTEEQEAVGDDGYRRIRTDIVFGRLRPGQKLRLEGLKEDYGVSVSTLREILNRLAAEGFVLAEGRRGFEVAPISAENLRELAELRLLLEQHAMGVSFANADVEWEGRVVSAHHKLASTERLMETGLGELEQWKRYDGEFHQALISNCGSRTLMETHALVFDKYFRYQMVAFSYRGSEPAAQHKALLDSALKRDAETATETLRAHVNNCVEHALATATLK, encoded by the coding sequence ATGACACTGGTCGAGCGAACGGAAGAGCAGGAAGCGGTCGGCGATGACGGCTATCGCCGCATCCGCACCGACATCGTGTTCGGCCGCCTGCGTCCGGGGCAGAAGCTCAGGCTGGAAGGTCTCAAAGAGGACTACGGCGTCAGCGTCTCCACGCTGCGCGAAATCCTCAACCGGCTCGCCGCGGAAGGTTTTGTGCTGGCCGAGGGCAGGCGCGGCTTCGAGGTGGCGCCAATCTCGGCCGAAAACCTCCGCGAGCTCGCGGAGCTTCGACTGCTGCTGGAGCAGCACGCGATGGGCGTGTCATTCGCCAATGCCGATGTCGAGTGGGAAGGGCGCGTGGTTTCCGCACATCACAAGCTGGCATCAACGGAGCGGTTGATGGAAACCGGCCTGGGCGAGCTCGAGCAGTGGAAGCGCTATGACGGTGAATTTCATCAGGCGCTTATCTCCAATTGCGGCTCGCGCACGCTGATGGAGACGCACGCCTTGGTGTTCGACAAATATTTCCGCTATCAGATGGTGGCTTTCAGCTACCGCGGCAGCGAGCCTGCCGCCCAGCACAAGGCGCTGCTCGATAGCGCGCTGAAGCGCGACGCCGAGACCGCGACTGAGACGCTGCGCGCGCATGTGAACAATTGCGTGGAGCACGCGCTCGCAACGGCAACGCTGAAGTAA
- a CDS encoding CaiB/BaiF CoA transferase family protein, with protein sequence MPFPRASQALSRFTVLDLTRVRSGPTCVRQLADWGANVIKIDALLEDGGGEQPGGPRHGSDFQNLHRNKRAMTLNLKDPKGLEVFKRLAAKADVVVENFRPDVKAKLGVDYESLRQVNPRLVYGSISGFGQDGPYHKRPGFDQIAQGMGGLMSVTGAPGQGPMRVGIPVADLTAGLFCALGILTALLERDVSGEGQWVQTSLLQAQIFMLDFQASRWLMEKEVAKQAGNNHPTSIPTGVFKTSDGYINIATTGGRIWERCAQAIGAPELITNPDYATAPARSKNRGALNETIGKLTEKKSTETWVKELNEAGVPCGPIYSIDQMFEDAQVKHLGIAQHVPNDENRQIQLVGQPVTLSRTPSRMAARPPEFGEQTEEVLTEFGFAKDEIAELRQRKVV encoded by the coding sequence ATGCCTTTCCCACGCGCTTCGCAGGCCCTTTCCCGCTTCACCGTGCTCGATCTGACCCGCGTCCGGTCGGGGCCGACCTGCGTGCGGCAGTTGGCGGACTGGGGCGCCAACGTCATCAAGATCGACGCGCTCCTGGAAGATGGCGGTGGCGAGCAGCCGGGCGGACCGCGCCATGGCTCGGACTTCCAGAATCTGCACCGCAACAAACGGGCCATGACGCTGAACCTGAAGGACCCGAAGGGCCTCGAAGTGTTCAAGCGCCTCGCCGCCAAGGCCGACGTGGTGGTCGAAAATTTCCGTCCCGACGTAAAGGCAAAACTCGGCGTCGACTATGAGAGCCTGCGCCAGGTCAACCCACGTCTCGTCTATGGCAGCATCTCCGGCTTCGGCCAGGATGGCCCCTACCACAAGCGGCCGGGCTTCGATCAGATCGCGCAAGGCATGGGTGGGCTGATGTCGGTCACCGGCGCGCCGGGCCAGGGCCCGATGCGGGTCGGCATCCCCGTTGCCGACCTCACCGCGGGGCTGTTCTGTGCGCTCGGTATCCTCACGGCGCTGCTGGAGCGAGATGTTTCCGGCGAGGGTCAGTGGGTGCAGACCTCGCTGTTGCAGGCGCAGATCTTCATGCTGGATTTCCAGGCCTCGCGCTGGCTGATGGAGAAGGAAGTCGCCAAGCAGGCCGGCAACAACCATCCGACCTCGATCCCGACCGGCGTCTTCAAGACCTCCGACGGCTACATCAACATCGCGACCACGGGCGGGCGGATCTGGGAACGCTGCGCGCAAGCGATCGGCGCCCCCGAACTGATCACCAATCCCGATTACGCCACCGCGCCCGCGCGCTCCAAGAACCGCGGCGCGCTGAACGAAACGATCGGCAAGCTCACCGAAAAGAAGTCGACGGAAACCTGGGTCAAGGAATTGAACGAGGCCGGCGTGCCCTGCGGCCCGATCTACTCGATCGACCAGATGTTCGAGGACGCCCAGGTCAAGCACCTCGGCATCGCGCAACACGTGCCGAACGATGAGAACCGCCAAATCCAGCTCGTCGGCCAGCCAGTGACGCTGTCGCGCACGCCAAGCAGGATGGCCGCGCGCCCGCCGGAATTCGGCGAGCAGACGGAAGAGGTGCTCACCGAGTTCGGCTTCGCGAAGGACGAGATAGCAGAGTTGCGCCAGCGCAAGGTGGTGTGA
- a CDS encoding M10 family metallopeptidase C-terminal domain-containing protein, whose translation MKKNDLFSDEIWPFQPFASGAGDRALQPEGTQDQEFGDEGEPYPLALEAASVSSGEAYAAKPVASIATLADYLVNGFWQYNNNIAHRFASNTITFNINGLNSAEQFLALSALQAWSDVANISFVQTSGSANITFTHNGTMQAYSSGSWPGGWIASAIVNISTDWVTTDGGANDGKTGIDSYAYQTYIHEIGHALGLGHQGPYNGSASYSTNAIYANDTWQYSIMSYFGEHNYSGSSYRYVVTPQMADIYAMASIYGAATSTRIGDTVYGFSSNAGAVFNFGNYTSAPALTIYDSGGNDTLDCSGYSSAQTIDLHAGAFSSIGSLVNNIGIALNAIIEKAIGGSGNDRLIASDSGCTLSGGNGNDTLDGGTGNDIIVGGFGTDVAIFSGARSSYVFTYNSATQTFTVIDQRSSGQLDGVDTLTGVENFQFSDGTFASTTFVSPTVIEAFGATSLVQNSSYYFLQSNSSGAGPQLYCFGAPVVVGQFGAWTPIATEQTSSGYQVVLKNGTADSYIVWSLDSNGNYLTNTVAASGASSGIVSLETSFQQDLNGDGTIGVPVVSGTAIESFGSTKLVQVGNNYYLASVSSNTGPELKIYGAPVAVGQFGAWTPIATEQTSSGYQVVLKNGTADSYIVWSLDSNGNYLTNTVAASGTSSGIVSLETSFQQDLNGDGTMGVPVVSGTAIESFGSTKLVQVGNNYYLASVSSNTGPELKIYGAPVAVGQFGAWTPIATEQTSSGYQVVLKNGTADSYIVWSLDSNGNYLTNTVAASGTSSGIVSLETSFQQDLNGDGTLGVPVVSGTAIESFGSTKLVQVGNNYYLASVSSNTGPELKIYGAPVVVGQFGTWTPIATEQTSSGYQVVLKNGTADSYIVWSLDSNGNYLTNTVAASGTSSGIVSLETSFQQDLNGDGTIGVPIVSGTAIESFGSTKLVQVGNNYYLASVSSNTGPELKIYGAPVAVGQFGTWTPIATEQTSSGYQVVLKNGTADSYIVWSLDSNGNYITNTAAASGSSSTIESLEPSFQQDLNGDGVMGVGSPTVVSTASSLNISEAPAVFGSDSSFLFRADLGVQTGEANSVVLAEFLALGSNPRLESFLMNAEADSLPALRHTANGTQDATVDTSNYDSVKFQASELYAGHFILHT comes from the coding sequence ATGAAGAAGAATGATCTGTTTTCCGATGAGATCTGGCCCTTCCAGCCGTTCGCGTCCGGGGCGGGCGACCGCGCGCTTCAGCCTGAGGGGACGCAGGACCAAGAGTTTGGCGACGAAGGCGAGCCTTACCCGCTGGCGCTAGAGGCTGCCAGCGTGTCCAGCGGCGAGGCGTATGCGGCGAAGCCGGTTGCGTCGATCGCGACGCTCGCCGACTACCTCGTCAACGGCTTTTGGCAATACAACAACAACATCGCCCATCGCTTTGCTTCCAACACCATCACCTTCAATATCAACGGCCTGAATTCGGCGGAGCAGTTTCTGGCGCTATCGGCGCTGCAGGCATGGTCCGACGTTGCCAACATCAGCTTCGTCCAGACCTCCGGCTCCGCGAACATCACCTTCACCCACAACGGGACGATGCAGGCCTATAGCAGCGGTAGCTGGCCCGGGGGCTGGATCGCATCCGCGATCGTCAACATCAGCACCGACTGGGTCACCACCGACGGCGGCGCCAACGACGGCAAGACTGGCATCGATAGCTACGCCTACCAGACCTACATCCACGAAATCGGCCATGCGCTCGGGCTTGGCCACCAGGGGCCGTACAACGGCAGCGCGTCGTATTCGACCAATGCGATCTATGCCAATGACACCTGGCAATATTCGATCATGTCGTATTTCGGCGAGCACAATTATTCCGGGAGCTCGTACCGCTACGTGGTCACGCCGCAGATGGCGGACATCTACGCCATGGCTTCGATCTACGGGGCGGCGACTTCGACCAGGATCGGCGACACCGTCTACGGCTTCAGCAGCAACGCGGGCGCGGTCTTCAATTTCGGCAACTACACTTCGGCGCCGGCGCTGACGATCTACGACAGCGGCGGCAACGACACGCTCGATTGCTCCGGCTATTCGTCGGCCCAGACCATCGACCTGCACGCAGGCGCGTTTTCCTCGATCGGCAGCCTCGTCAACAATATCGGGATTGCACTCAACGCGATCATCGAGAAGGCCATTGGCGGCAGCGGCAACGACAGGCTGATCGCGAGCGATTCAGGTTGCACGCTGTCCGGCGGCAACGGCAACGATACGCTGGACGGCGGGACGGGCAACGACATCATCGTGGGCGGTTTCGGCACTGACGTTGCAATATTTTCAGGTGCCCGCAGCAGCTATGTCTTTACATATAATTCAGCCACACAGACGTTCACGGTAATCGACCAGCGTTCCTCCGGTCAACTCGACGGCGTAGATACCCTTACCGGCGTGGAGAACTTTCAGTTTTCAGACGGGACGTTTGCGAGCACGACATTCGTGAGCCCAACGGTCATTGAGGCATTTGGGGCAACCAGTCTGGTCCAGAATTCCTCTTATTACTTTCTTCAGAGCAACAGCAGCGGAGCCGGCCCTCAACTGTATTGTTTCGGAGCGCCGGTGGTCGTGGGCCAGTTTGGCGCCTGGACGCCGATCGCAACAGAGCAGACGAGTAGCGGCTATCAGGTTGTCTTGAAAAACGGGACGGCTGACAGCTATATCGTCTGGAGCCTCGACAGCAACGGCAACTACCTCACCAATACTGTGGCTGCATCGGGGGCCAGCTCTGGCATTGTTTCGCTGGAAACGAGCTTCCAGCAGGACCTCAACGGCGACGGCACGATCGGTGTTCCCGTCGTGTCAGGAACAGCCATCGAATCCTTCGGATCGACCAAGCTGGTCCAAGTCGGCAATAACTATTATCTCGCCAGCGTCAGCAGCAATACCGGACCCGAGCTGAAAATCTACGGAGCGCCGGTAGCCGTGGGCCAGTTTGGCGCCTGGACGCCGATCGCAACAGAGCAGACGAGTAGCGGCTATCAGGTTGTCTTGAAAAACGGGACGGCTGACAGCTACATCGTCTGGAGCCTCGACAGCAACGGCAACTACCTCACCAATACTGTGGCTGCATCGGGGACCAGCTCTGGCATTGTTTCGCTGGAAACGAGCTTCCAGCAGGACCTCAACGGCGACGGCACGATGGGCGTTCCCGTCGTGTCAGGAACAGCCATCGAATCCTTCGGATCGACCAAGCTGGTTCAGGTCGGCAACAACTATTATCTCGCCAGCGTCAGCAGCAATACCGGACCCGAGCTGAAAATCTACGGAGCGCCGGTAGCCGTGGGCCAGTTTGGCGCCTGGACGCCGATCGCAACAGAGCAGACGAGTAGCGGCTATCAGGTTGTCTTGAAAAACGGGACGGCTGACAGCTACATCGTCTGGAGCCTCGACAGCAACGGCAACTACCTCACCAATACTGTGGCTGCATCGGGGACCAGCTCTGGCATTGTTTCGCTGGAAACGAGCTTCCAGCAGGATCTCAATGGCGATGGCACACTCGGCGTTCCCGTCGTGTCAGGAACAGCCATCGAATCCTTCGGATCGACCAAGCTGGTTCAGGTCGGCAATAACTACTATCTCGCCAGCGTCAGCAGCAATACCGGACCCGAGCTGAAAATCTACGGAGCGCCGGTGGTCGTGGGCCAGTTCGGCACCTGGACGCCGATCGCAACAGAGCAGACGAGTAGCGGCTATCAGGTTGTCTTGAAAAACGGGACGGCTGACAGCTATATCGTCTGGAGCCTCGACAGCAACGGCAACTACCTCACCAATACTGTGGCTGCATCGGGGACCAGCTCTGGCATTGTTTCGCTGGAAACGAGCTTCCAGCAGGATCTCAATGGCGATGGCACGATCGGCGTTCCCATCGTGTCAGGAACAGCCATCGAATCCTTCGGATCGACCAAGCTGGTTCAGGTCGGCAATAACTATTATCTCGCCAGCGTCAGCAGCAATACCGGACCCGAGCTGAAAATCTACGGAGCGCCGGTAGCCGTGGGCCAGTTCGGCACCTGGACGCCGATCGCAACAGAGCAGACGAGTAGCGGCTATCAGGTTGTCTTGAAAAACGGGACGGCTGACAGCTACATCGTCTGGAGCCTCGACAGCAACGGCAACTACATCACCAATACCGCGGCAGCGTCGGGATCCAGCTCGACGATCGAATCGCTGGAGCCGAGTTTCCAGCAGGACCTCAACGGCGATGGCGTGATGGGCGTTGGATCGCCTACCGTAGTCAGCACAGCTTCGTCCCTCAATATATCGGAAGCTCCGGCCGTGTTCGGCTCTGATAGCTCATTCCTGTTTCGGGCGGATTTAGGTGTGCAGACCGGTGAAGCAAATTCGGTCGTTCTGGCGGAATTCTTAGCATTAGGCAGCAATCCGCGCCTGGAATCGTTCTTAATGAATGCAGAGGCGGATTCACTGCCGGCGTTACGTCACACAGCGAACGGCACTCAGGACGCAACAGTCGATACCTCCAACTATGACAGCGTAAAGTTTCAGGCGAGCGAATTGTATGCGGGGCATTTCATTCTGCACACTTGA
- a CDS encoding lipopolysaccharide biosynthesis protein, translated as MRKNPTDLLGNSAWNAIAFIVAVALNLIVLPFVVFRLGVAAFGVAGLVTACVAPALAFSNALALSMTRELALRLEPSERHDARRMFATAAMLALAAGGAIAMLLALAGAPLARLGFHLSGSSADDLGLAFALASAGWLCQCLAAVFLALFTARQDYRRVASISIVSTVVATSSMLLLIPRWPQASTFLGCQALGFATSLVLAFGWSRRVIGDWLARPTIDRGSLGNLVKLGGWQLAAQSGALIAAQADRYLLGALLQPQFVGFYTIAQRLEEAVYIGVLKVGEILFPFFSALQKETDDRKADLLFRSSWILNVLAASALGGLIPVAGPLLHLWTGAEVAAEAQRVLVILSIAGILGSSSNVFAFYLLAQGRSSSNALIALLTGVFTLATSAIALPYFGWQAAGWSACIGMIVQMVTVLILLRRHFGLAGMRSRLTHFVLMPIGIGIATALALRYGFRNAQLDQAIGWWYVGGCYLLAAGIIFVVTVAVSRAGPYGVACWRDLRAIASRFLSLKAI; from the coding sequence GTGAGAAAAAATCCGACCGATTTGCTGGGTAATTCTGCCTGGAACGCGATCGCCTTTATCGTGGCCGTGGCACTGAACTTGATTGTCCTGCCGTTCGTGGTGTTTCGCCTCGGTGTCGCTGCGTTCGGCGTCGCTGGGCTCGTTACGGCATGTGTTGCGCCCGCGCTGGCGTTCAGCAACGCTCTTGCATTGTCGATGACCCGGGAGCTGGCCCTGCGGCTGGAGCCGTCGGAGCGCCACGATGCGCGACGAATGTTCGCTACGGCGGCGATGCTGGCATTGGCAGCCGGCGGCGCGATCGCGATGCTGCTTGCTTTGGCCGGGGCACCGCTTGCGCGGCTTGGATTTCATTTGAGCGGGTCGTCCGCGGATGATCTGGGACTCGCATTTGCGCTGGCCAGCGCCGGATGGCTGTGCCAATGCCTGGCCGCCGTCTTCCTGGCCCTGTTCACGGCGCGCCAGGACTATCGAAGGGTTGCTTCGATCAGCATCGTCAGTACCGTGGTCGCAACAAGCTCCATGCTGTTGTTGATTCCGCGCTGGCCTCAGGCCTCGACGTTTCTCGGCTGTCAGGCGTTGGGTTTTGCAACGAGCCTTGTTCTGGCCTTCGGATGGTCCCGACGTGTCATAGGCGATTGGCTGGCGCGCCCGACGATCGATCGCGGGTCGCTCGGCAACCTCGTCAAGCTGGGTGGCTGGCAACTGGCCGCACAGAGTGGCGCGCTCATTGCCGCACAGGCGGATCGTTACTTGCTCGGAGCTTTGCTGCAGCCGCAATTCGTCGGCTTCTATACGATTGCGCAGCGGCTGGAGGAGGCGGTGTATATCGGCGTCCTGAAGGTCGGCGAAATCCTCTTCCCGTTCTTCAGCGCTCTGCAGAAGGAGACTGACGATCGCAAGGCCGATCTCCTGTTCCGCTCGTCCTGGATACTCAATGTGCTCGCCGCGAGTGCGCTTGGCGGCCTTATCCCCGTCGCCGGCCCGTTGCTTCATCTGTGGACCGGCGCCGAAGTGGCTGCCGAGGCCCAGCGTGTGCTGGTGATACTGTCGATCGCCGGCATCCTCGGGTCGAGCTCGAATGTCTTTGCTTTCTATCTTCTGGCGCAAGGGCGATCGAGTTCGAATGCCTTGATCGCACTGCTCACGGGCGTGTTCACGCTGGCGACCAGTGCGATCGCTTTGCCGTATTTCGGATGGCAAGCGGCGGGGTGGAGCGCCTGCATCGGCATGATCGTTCAGATGGTCACCGTCTTGATCTTGCTGCGCCGGCATTTCGGCCTCGCCGGTATGCGGTCGCGTCTGACCCACTTCGTGTTGATGCCGATTGGGATCGGCATCGCAACCGCGCTGGCGTTGCGATATGGCTTCCGCAACGCGCAACTCGACCAGGCAATTGGCTGGTGGTACGTGGGGGGCTGTTATCTGCTGGCGGCTGGTATCATCTTCGTCGTCACGGTCGCGGTTTCACGGGCCGGTCCCTATGGCGTGGCCTGCTGGCGGGATCTCCGCGCCATCGCCAGCCGTTTCCTGTCCCTCAAGGCGATCTGA